A genome region from Arachis duranensis cultivar V14167 chromosome 8, aradu.V14167.gnm2.J7QH, whole genome shotgun sequence includes the following:
- the LOC107463192 gene encoding uncharacterized protein LOC107463192 isoform X4 — protein MMNPWNIRDPYDMIDFDADDEAPQFQFEFPPLPEPVWNADENNVGEPCAMDVSGNQPPQPVIDSCFPEAMKRTEHYWGSPLSLQSQPQPCAMDVSGNEPPQPVIDDCFPEVIKRTEHYWGSPLSGSQSLQSPSQSQSRAIDVCGNQPLQSQSQTDIVRTLTDEFFADTCGYPPPQPQPQTQWDTSRNMLKLIPDVGGHQPLQPQAPVWTWEENKAFESIITSCFQDDIQNRWEDVAARLPGRTPTQLQERFQKLMNDINTMTIMMEHNPLSIPINATTPPPPSHPYSTHHHHREEVVPAAEEEVVPTAQEEAAPTKTGYHWTEDEHS, from the exons ATGATGAATCCATGGAATATCAGAGACCCGTACGATATGATAGACTTTGATGCCGACGATGAAGCACCGCAGTTTCAGTTTGAGTTTCCGCCTCTGCCTGAGCCCGTCTGGAATGCGGACGAAAACAATGTAGGTGAGCCGTGTGCCATGGACGTGAGTGGTAATCAACCACCACAGCCGGTTATTGATTCATGTTTCCCGGAAGCTATGAAGAGGACAGAGCACTATTGGGGAAGCCCATTATCACTTCAGTCTCAGCCTCAGCCATGTGCCATGGACGTGAGTGGTAATGAACCACCTCAGCCAGTTATTGATGATTGTTTCCCGGAAGTTATAAAGAGGACAGAGCACTATTGGGGAAGCCCATTATCTGGTTCTCAATCACTTCAGTCTCCGTCTCAGTCTCAGTCACGTGCCATTGACGTGTGTGGTAATCAACCACTTCAGTCTCAATCTCAGACGGATATAGTAAGGACGCTGACGGATGAGTTTTTCGCTGACACCTGTGGTTATCCACCACCTCAGCCTCAGCCTCAGACTCAGTGGGATACCAGTAGGAACATGTTAAAGCTGATTCCCGATGTCGGTGGTCATCAACCACTTCAACCTCAAGCTCCGGTCTGGACTTGGGAGGAGAATAAAGCATTTGAGTCAATTATTACCAGTTGTTTTCAGGATGATATCCAGAACCGCTGGGAGGACGTGGCTGCTCGTCTCCCCGGCAGGACCCCGACACAGCTGCAAGAACGCTTTCAGAAGCTGATGAACGACATCAATACAATGACCATCATGATGgaacacaaccctctctccaTCCCTATCAATGCaacaacaccaccaccaccatcacacCCTTATTccactcatcatcatcacag GGAGGAGGTCGTGCCAGCTGCAGAGGAGGAGGTAGTGCCAACTGCACAAGAGGAGGCAGCACCAACAAAGACAGGATATCATTGGACCGAAGATGAACATag TTAA
- the LOC107463192 gene encoding uncharacterized protein LOC107463192 isoform X3, with amino-acid sequence MMNPWNIRDPYDMIDFDADDEAPQFQFEFPPLPEPVWNADENNVGEPCAMDVSGNQPPQPVIDSCFPEAMKRTEHYWGSPLSLQSQPQPCAMDVSGNEPPQPVIDDCFPEVIKRTEHYWGSPLSGSQSLQSPSQSQSRAIDVCGNQPLQSQSQTDIVRTLTDEFFADTCGYPPPQPQPQTQWDTSRNMLKLIPDVGGHQPLQPQAPVWTWEENKAFESIITSCFQDDIQNRWEDVAARLPGRTPTQLQERFQKLMNDINTMTIMMEHNPLSIPINATTPPPPSHPYSTHHHHREEVVPAAEEEVVPTAQEEAAPTKTGYHWTEDEHRNCALIQPF; translated from the exons ATGATGAATCCATGGAATATCAGAGACCCGTACGATATGATAGACTTTGATGCCGACGATGAAGCACCGCAGTTTCAGTTTGAGTTTCCGCCTCTGCCTGAGCCCGTCTGGAATGCGGACGAAAACAATGTAGGTGAGCCGTGTGCCATGGACGTGAGTGGTAATCAACCACCACAGCCGGTTATTGATTCATGTTTCCCGGAAGCTATGAAGAGGACAGAGCACTATTGGGGAAGCCCATTATCACTTCAGTCTCAGCCTCAGCCATGTGCCATGGACGTGAGTGGTAATGAACCACCTCAGCCAGTTATTGATGATTGTTTCCCGGAAGTTATAAAGAGGACAGAGCACTATTGGGGAAGCCCATTATCTGGTTCTCAATCACTTCAGTCTCCGTCTCAGTCTCAGTCACGTGCCATTGACGTGTGTGGTAATCAACCACTTCAGTCTCAATCTCAGACGGATATAGTAAGGACGCTGACGGATGAGTTTTTCGCTGACACCTGTGGTTATCCACCACCTCAGCCTCAGCCTCAGACTCAGTGGGATACCAGTAGGAACATGTTAAAGCTGATTCCCGATGTCGGTGGTCATCAACCACTTCAACCTCAAGCTCCGGTCTGGACTTGGGAGGAGAATAAAGCATTTGAGTCAATTATTACCAGTTGTTTTCAGGATGATATCCAGAACCGCTGGGAGGACGTGGCTGCTCGTCTCCCCGGCAGGACCCCGACACAGCTGCAAGAACGCTTTCAGAAGCTGATGAACGACATCAATACAATGACCATCATGATGgaacacaaccctctctccaTCCCTATCAATGCaacaacaccaccaccaccatcacacCCTTATTccactcatcatcatcacag GGAGGAGGTCGTGCCAGCTGCAGAGGAGGAGGTAGTGCCAACTGCACAAGAGGAGGCAGCACCAACAAAGACAGGATATCATTGGACCGAAGATGAACATag AAATTGTGCCCTAATTCAACCTTTTTAA
- the LOC107463163 gene encoding uncharacterized protein LOC107463163, which translates to MAVPTLKLRCFPTALQFHSNLPSFSTLPRPLLCHAATTANRNNKRIFVVVKVDPANNLPLECVVRREFTSSQGHQCMLLCPVDLPIQILRSTGVGWSDVVDAELESIMPAAAYALAKIRMYLVYSGYCYTARGGFCYSEENIFDFHADGKEADDSPTEGVEITHFSQEGEHYMIYTPSDPLLFVAVKDQNGMLQIADDELLEDPAVSSAIDEETEFNTLVEEEAALLDSLLGKR; encoded by the exons ATGGCGGTGCCAACATTGAAGTTGAGGTGCTTTCCCACCGCACTCCAATTCCACTCTAACCTTCCTTCATTCTCCACCCTCCCCCGCCCTCTCCTCTGCCACGCCGCCACCACCGCCAACAGAAACAACAAGAGGa tttttgttgttgttaaggTTGATCCGGCAAACAATCTTCCCTTGGAGTGTGTGGTTAGGAGAGAGTTCACCAGCTCTCAAGGCCACCAGTGCATGCTGCTCTGCCCCGTCGACTT GCCTATCCAAATATTGAGGAGTACTGGTGTTGGGTGGTCCGAT GTCGTTGATGCGGAACTTGAATCTATCATGCCTGCTGCTGCCTATGCACTTGCCAAGATACGCATGTATTTGGTTTACAGTGG ATACTGTTACACGGCTCGTGGTGGATTTTGCTACTCAGAAGAGAACATATTTGACTTTCATGCAG ATGGTAAAGAGGCGGATGACTCACCAACTGAAGGTGTAGAAATTACACATTTCAGTCAG GAAGGGGAACACTACATGATTTATACACCATCTGATCCACTTCTTTTTGTTGCTGTCAAG GATCAAAATGGGATGTTGCAAATTGCTGATGAT GAACTTCTTGAGGATCCAGCTGTCTCTAGCGCTATAGATGAAGAGACCGAATTCAATACCTTGGTG GAGGAAGAAGCTGCACTTCTTGACTCATTGTTGGGTAAAAGATAA
- the LOC107463192 gene encoding uncharacterized protein LOC107463192 isoform X2: MMNPWNIRDPYDMIDFDADDEAPQFQFEFPPLPEPVWNADENNVGEPCAMDVSGNQPPQPVIDSCFPEAMKRTEHYWGSPLSLQSQPQPCAMDVSGNEPPQPVIDDCFPEVIKRTEHYWGSPLSGSQSLQSPSQSQSRAIDVCGNQPLQSQSQTDIVRTLTDEFFADTCGYPPPQPQPQTQWDTSRNMLKLIPDVGGHQPLQPQAPVWTWEENKAFESIITSCFQDDIQNRWEDVAARLPGRTPTQLQERFQKLMNDINTMTIMMEHNPLSIPINATTPPPPSHPYSTHHHHREEVVPAAEEEVVPTAQEEAAPTKTGYHWTEDEHRYSFRVQVVKNIQVYYVQYQEFNHGFGI; encoded by the exons ATGATGAATCCATGGAATATCAGAGACCCGTACGATATGATAGACTTTGATGCCGACGATGAAGCACCGCAGTTTCAGTTTGAGTTTCCGCCTCTGCCTGAGCCCGTCTGGAATGCGGACGAAAACAATGTAGGTGAGCCGTGTGCCATGGACGTGAGTGGTAATCAACCACCACAGCCGGTTATTGATTCATGTTTCCCGGAAGCTATGAAGAGGACAGAGCACTATTGGGGAAGCCCATTATCACTTCAGTCTCAGCCTCAGCCATGTGCCATGGACGTGAGTGGTAATGAACCACCTCAGCCAGTTATTGATGATTGTTTCCCGGAAGTTATAAAGAGGACAGAGCACTATTGGGGAAGCCCATTATCTGGTTCTCAATCACTTCAGTCTCCGTCTCAGTCTCAGTCACGTGCCATTGACGTGTGTGGTAATCAACCACTTCAGTCTCAATCTCAGACGGATATAGTAAGGACGCTGACGGATGAGTTTTTCGCTGACACCTGTGGTTATCCACCACCTCAGCCTCAGCCTCAGACTCAGTGGGATACCAGTAGGAACATGTTAAAGCTGATTCCCGATGTCGGTGGTCATCAACCACTTCAACCTCAAGCTCCGGTCTGGACTTGGGAGGAGAATAAAGCATTTGAGTCAATTATTACCAGTTGTTTTCAGGATGATATCCAGAACCGCTGGGAGGACGTGGCTGCTCGTCTCCCCGGCAGGACCCCGACACAGCTGCAAGAACGCTTTCAGAAGCTGATGAACGACATCAATACAATGACCATCATGATGgaacacaaccctctctccaTCCCTATCAATGCaacaacaccaccaccaccatcacacCCTTATTccactcatcatcatcacag GGAGGAGGTCGTGCCAGCTGCAGAGGAGGAGGTAGTGCCAACTGCACAAGAGGAGGCAGCACCAACAAAGACAGGATATCATTGGACCGAAGATGAACATag GTATTCGTTTCGCGTCCAAGTGGTGAAAAATATTCAAGTGTACTATGTGCAG TATCAGGAATTCAATCATGGGTTTGGAATCTGA
- the LOC107463200 gene encoding probable glucan 1,3-alpha-glucosidase: MKNKTQTLPLFFFLLFFNHVYSWKKEEFRTCHQTPFCKRARSRTSSTSTPLVATDVTISDGNLIAKLVAKSKQEETQQNTNPLLLSLSVYQNGVVRVTIDEDHSLNPPKSRFHVPDVVVSEFQSTKLWLQRVTQETLDGDDSPSSVVYVSDGFDAVLRHDPFEVFVRDKSNGNTRVVSMNSHGLFDFEQLKVKGEGDDWGESFRSHHDKRPYGPQSISFDVTFHGADFVYGIPEHATSLALKPTKGPGVEESEPYRLFNLDVFEYIHDSPFGLYGSVPFMLSHGKQRGSSGFFWLNAAEMQIDVLGSGWDAENGISKLPKNRVDTLWMSEAGVVDAFFFVGPTPKDVLKQYTSVTGMPAMPQLFSTAYHQCRWNYRDEEDVEHVDSKFDEFDIPYDVLWLDIEHTDGKKYFTWDNVLFPNPEEMQRKIAAKGRHMVTIVDPHIKRDNSFPLHKEATEKGYYVKDSSGNDYDGWCWPGSSSYLDMLSPEIRSWWGDKFSYQNYVGSTPSLYIWNDMNEPSVFNGPEVTMPRDALHIGGVEHREVHNAYGYYFHMATSEGLVKRGDGKDRPFVLSRALFAGTQRYGAIWTGDNTAEWDHLRVSVPMVLTLGLAGVSFSGADVGGFFGNPEPELLVRWYQLGAFYPFFRAHAHHDTKRREPWLFGERNTELIRDAIHVRYALLPYYYTLFREANTTGVPVMRPLWMEFPSEEATFSNDEAFMIGNSLLVQGIYTERAKQTSVYLPGKESWYDFRTGNVYKGEATHKLAVTEESIPVFMRAGTIITRKDRFRRSSTQMTNDPYTLVIALNSSQAAEGELYLDDGSSFNFLQGAYIHRRFIFKDGKLTSLDLAPASNGNARYPVNTVIERIILLGHASGSKNALVEPSNQKVDVELAPFWVQRKNSPAVMTIRKPNVRVTDDWTIKIL, encoded by the exons atgaagaacaagACCCAAACCctccctcttttcttcttcctcctcttcttcaacCACGTCTATTCCTGGAAGAAAGAAGAGTTCCGAACCTGCCACCAAACCCCTTTCTGCAAACGCGCCCGATCCCGAACCTCATCCACTTCCACCCCTCTCGTCGCCACTGACGTCACCATCTCCGACGGAAATCTCATTGCCAAACTCGTCGCTAAATCCAAACAAGAAGAAACCCAACAAAACACAAACCCTTTACTCCTCTCTCTCTCCGTATACCAAAACGGCGTCGTTCGCGTAACCATCGATGAGGACCATTCCCTCAACCCTCCCAAGTCCCGCTTCCACGTCCCCGACGTCGTCGTTTCGGAGTTTCAAAGCACAAAGCTATGGCTCCAGCGCGTCACGCAGGAAACCCTAGACGGTGACGATTCTCCTTCCTCCGTCGTCTATGTCTCTGATGGATTTGACGCCGTGCTCCGCCACGATCCCTTCGAGGTCTTTGTTCGAGATAAATCGAATGGGAACACTCGTGTCGTGTCTATGAACTCTCACGGATTGTTTGATTTCGAGCAATTGAAGGTGAAAGGCGAAGGCGACGATTGGGGAGAGAGTTTCCGAAGTCATCACGATAAGCGACCTTACGGTCCTCAGTCGATTAGCTTCGATGTCACGTTTCATGGCGCGGATTTTGTGTATGGAATCCCTGAACATGCCACGAGCCTCGCGTTGAAGCCGACGAAGGGGCCTGGTGTGGAAGAATCTGAACCATATAGGCTATTCAATTTGGATGTTTTCGAGTACATTCATGATTCACCTTTCGGCCTATACGGATCAGTTCCGTTCATGCTTTCGCATGGGAAGCAGAGGGGGAGTTCTGGTTTTTTCTGGTTGAATGCTGCTGAAATGCAAATCGATGTTCTTGGATCGGGCTGGGATGCGGAGAATGGGATTTCGAAGCTGCCCAAGAACCGGGTTGATACGCTTTGGATGAGTGAGGCTGGTGTTGTGGATGCGTTTTTCTTTGTTGGTCCTACCCCTAAGGATGTGCTGAAGCAGTACACGAGTGTAACGGGGATGCCGGCGATGCCACAATTGTTTTCGACAGCTTATCATCAGTGTAGGTGGAACTATAGGGACGAGGAGGATGTGGAGCATGTGGATTCTAAGTTTGATGAGTTTGATATACCTTATGATGTGTTGTGGCTTGACATCGAGCACACTGATGGGAAGAAGTATTTTACTTGGGACAATGTGCTGTTCCCTAACCCTGAGGAGATGCAGAGGAAGATTGCTGCGAAGGGCAGGCACATGGTTACCATTGTGGATCCTCATATTAAGCGCGACAATTCATTTCCTTTGCACAAGGAGGCAACTGAGAAGGGGTATTATGTTAAGGATTCTAGTGGCAACGACTATGATGGATGGTGCTGGCCTGGCTCGTCTTCGTACCTCGATATGTTGAGCCCAGAGATTAGGTCTTGGTGGGGTGATAAGTTCTCTTATCAGAATTATGTTGGTTCAACTCCTTCACTCTATATATGGAACGACATGAACGAGCCTTCGGTCTTCAATGGTCCTGAG GTGACAATGCCTAGAGATGCTTTACACATCGGAGGTGTGGAGCACCGTGAGGTGCACAATGCCTATGGATACTACTTCCACATGGCAACATCTGAAGGGCTGGTAAAACGTGGTGATGGGAAAGACAGGCCATTCGTTCTGTCGAGAGCATTATTTGCTGGAACTCAAAGGTACGGAGCAATTTGGACTGGGGACAACACTGCCGAGTGGGATCACCTAAGAGTTTCTGTTCCAATGGTTTTGACCCTTGGTCTTGCTGGGGTGTCATTCTCTG GTGCTGATGTTGGTGGCTTTTTTGGGAATCCTGAGCCCGAATTATTGGTTCGGTGGTATCAGCTAGGAGCTTTCTATCCTTTCTTTAGGGCCCATGCTCATCATGATACCAAAAGACGAGAACCATGGTTGTTTGG AGAACGAAATACAGAGTTGATTAGGGATGCAATACATGTTCGCTATGCACTGCTTCCATATTACTATACATTATTCAGGGAGGCTAACACTACTGGTGTTCCTGTTATGCGTCCATTGTGGATGGAATTCCCATCTGAGGAAGCTACCTTCAGCAATGATGAAGCTTTCATGATTGGAAACAGTCTATTAGTGCAGGGGATATACACTGAG CGAGCTAAACAAACTTCAGTGTATTTGCCTGGAAAAGAATCCTGGTATGACTTTAGAACCGGAAATGTATACAAGGGAGAGGCAACACACAAGTTGGCTGTTACAGAAGAGAGCATTCCTGTCTTCATGAGAGCTGGAACCATTATAACAAGGAAAGACCGATTTAGGAGAAGTTCCACTCAGATGACAAATGATCCTTATACTCTG GTAATAGCTCTAAATAGTTCTCAAGCAGCCGAAGGTGAACTATACCTTGATGATGGCAGcagctttaattttctgcaaggTGCCTATATCCACAGGCGTTTCATTTTCAAAGATGGCAAGCTTACATCTTTAGACCTCGCACCTGCTTCCAATGGCAATGCTCGGTATCCAGTAAACACCGTTATTGAGAGGATTATTCTGTTAGGACATGCTTCTGGTTCAAAGAATGCTCTGGTTGAACCTTCAAATCAGAAGGTTGATGTTGAACTCGCTCCATTCTGGGTTCAAAGGAAAAACTCACCAGCAGTAATGACCATTCGCAAGCCTAATGTCCGTGTCACCGATGATTGGACTATAAAAATTTTGTGA
- the LOC107463192 gene encoding uncharacterized protein LOC107463192 isoform X1, translated as MMNPWNIRDPYDMIDFDADDEAPQFQFEFPPLPEPVWNADENNVGEPCAMDVSGNQPPQPVIDSCFPEAMKRTEHYWGSPLSLQSQPQPCAMDVSGNEPPQPVIDDCFPEVIKRTEHYWGSPLSGSQSLQSPSQSQSRAIDVCGNQPLQSQSQTDIVRTLTDEFFADTCGYPPPQPQPQTQWDTSRNMLKLIPDVGGHQPLQPQAPVWTWEENKAFESIITSCFQDDIQNRWEDVAARLPGRTPTQLQERFQKLMNDINTMTIMMEHNPLSIPINATTPPPPSHPYSTHHHHREEVVPAAEEEVVPTAQEEAAPTKTGYHWTEDEHRLFLRGYQKEGSHWKRISEYYVKTKTPSQISSHAQKHFLHQEELAKGKKLRKSIFDVI; from the exons ATGATGAATCCATGGAATATCAGAGACCCGTACGATATGATAGACTTTGATGCCGACGATGAAGCACCGCAGTTTCAGTTTGAGTTTCCGCCTCTGCCTGAGCCCGTCTGGAATGCGGACGAAAACAATGTAGGTGAGCCGTGTGCCATGGACGTGAGTGGTAATCAACCACCACAGCCGGTTATTGATTCATGTTTCCCGGAAGCTATGAAGAGGACAGAGCACTATTGGGGAAGCCCATTATCACTTCAGTCTCAGCCTCAGCCATGTGCCATGGACGTGAGTGGTAATGAACCACCTCAGCCAGTTATTGATGATTGTTTCCCGGAAGTTATAAAGAGGACAGAGCACTATTGGGGAAGCCCATTATCTGGTTCTCAATCACTTCAGTCTCCGTCTCAGTCTCAGTCACGTGCCATTGACGTGTGTGGTAATCAACCACTTCAGTCTCAATCTCAGACGGATATAGTAAGGACGCTGACGGATGAGTTTTTCGCTGACACCTGTGGTTATCCACCACCTCAGCCTCAGCCTCAGACTCAGTGGGATACCAGTAGGAACATGTTAAAGCTGATTCCCGATGTCGGTGGTCATCAACCACTTCAACCTCAAGCTCCGGTCTGGACTTGGGAGGAGAATAAAGCATTTGAGTCAATTATTACCAGTTGTTTTCAGGATGATATCCAGAACCGCTGGGAGGACGTGGCTGCTCGTCTCCCCGGCAGGACCCCGACACAGCTGCAAGAACGCTTTCAGAAGCTGATGAACGACATCAATACAATGACCATCATGATGgaacacaaccctctctccaTCCCTATCAATGCaacaacaccaccaccaccatcacacCCTTATTccactcatcatcatcacag GGAGGAGGTCGTGCCAGCTGCAGAGGAGGAGGTAGTGCCAACTGCACAAGAGGAGGCAGCACCAACAAAGACAGGATATCATTGGACCGAAGATGAACATag GTTATTTCTTAGAGGGTACCAAAAAGAAGGCTCACACTGGAAAAGAATTTCAGAATATTATGTAAAAACAAAAACTCCTAGTCAAATTTCCAGTCATGCTCAGAAACATTTTTTACATCAAGAAGAATTAGCTAAAGGAAAAAAGTTAAGGAAAAGCATTTTTGATGTAATTTGA